The following proteins are co-located in the Desulfoscipio sp. XC116 genome:
- the groES gene encoding co-chaperone GroES codes for MIRPLGDRVVVKPLPNEEVTKSGIVLPDTAKEKPQQGEVVAVGSGRLLDNGQRVAIDLKAGDKVLFSKYSGNEVKIDEVEYLILREMDVLGVIG; via the coding sequence GTGATAAGACCTTTAGGCGATCGGGTAGTTGTTAAGCCTCTGCCCAACGAAGAAGTTACCAAAAGCGGTATTGTGCTGCCGGATACGGCTAAGGAAAAGCCGCAGCAAGGCGAAGTAGTGGCAGTGGGCTCCGGCCGTCTGTTGGATAACGGACAGCGCGTGGCCATCGACCTGAAAGCAGGGGACAAGGTGTTGTTTTCCAAGTATTCCGGCAACGAAGTTAAAATCGACGAAGTTGAGTATTTGATTTTACGGGAAATGGATGTTCTCGGCGTAATCGGGTAG
- the mog gene encoding molybdopterin adenylyltransferase: protein MFKVAILTMSDKGSRGEREDRSAEVIKELMIQQGWTVAEYRVIPDDYDTIVETLIDLVDRGRHDLIITTGGTGFSPRDNTPEATRAVIHREAPGLAEAMRLESLKKTNRAMLSRAVAGIRHATLIVNLPGSPKGVRECLEAILPALPHGLEILTGQAKDCGNAG from the coding sequence TTGTTTAAAGTGGCGATTTTAACTATGAGCGATAAGGGTTCGCGGGGTGAGCGTGAGGATCGCAGCGCCGAAGTAATTAAAGAGTTGATGATACAGCAGGGCTGGACGGTAGCGGAATACCGGGTTATTCCAGATGATTACGATACTATTGTGGAAACACTAATTGATTTAGTTGACCGTGGCCGGCATGATCTTATTATAACTACGGGAGGTACGGGTTTCAGCCCGCGGGACAATACCCCCGAGGCCACGCGGGCTGTTATCCACCGGGAAGCGCCGGGTCTGGCTGAGGCCATGCGCCTGGAAAGCCTGAAGAAAACCAACCGGGCCATGCTATCCCGGGCAGTGGCGGGCATCAGACACGCTACTCTCATTGTTAATTTGCCGGGCAGTCCCAAAGGGGTGCGGGAATGTCTGGAGGCAATTTTGCCTGCGCTGCCCCACGGTCTGGAAATACTCACGGGTCAGGCTAAAGATTGCGGCAACGCGGGGTAG